One window of the Solanum stenotomum isolate F172 chromosome 11, ASM1918654v1, whole genome shotgun sequence genome contains the following:
- the LOC125843579 gene encoding uncharacterized protein LOC125843579 isoform X2 has protein sequence MVVAVLMSEIAMGFCWSSLLLSLVVVVVHICDLGYADSYVSAIGDPGMKNPNSRFAFEAWNFCNEVGSEAPRMGSPRLADCADLHCSTSLTDIPGGPLPRKRSTCKVHHKVTEVDNRLGVGDKIPDGSHKADMNPDLYAVEKECYLGSLCEVHDSGDPWYYWMIMLKNGNFDKTTTLCPENGRKVSKIVTGRTFPCFGEGCMNQPLVYHNYSRIVDREHSSLIGGFYGTYDLDANLTAGVDGKSFFSVSWRKNLSTGSWIISNKLTTSSKYPWLMLYLRSDAAKGFNGGYHYSGRGIMKKLPESPNFKVKLTLEVIQGGGSNSQFYLLDIGSCWKNSGEPCDGDVLTDVTRYSEMIINPATTSWCRPDNLVSCPPYHISPNGEIIYRNDTSRFPYSAYHLYCAPGNANYLEKPYDICDPYSNPQAQELIQILPHPEWAVHGYPSKHGEGWIGDARSWELDVGTLSNRLYFYQDPGTKPAKRVWSSLNVGTEIYVSSQGATAEWTVSDFDVFIPEDYEGDVRAVL, from the exons ATGGTTGTTGCTGTTTTGATGAGTGAAATAGCGATGGGTTTCTGTTGGTCATCTTTACTTTTAagtcttgttgttgttgtagttcaTATTTGTGATTTGGGTTATGCAGATTCATATGTTTCTGCAATTGGCGACCCTGGAATGAAAAACCCAAATTCAAGATTTGCATTTGAAGCTTGGAATTTCTGCAATGAAGTTGGAAGTGAGGCTCCCCGTATGGGCAGCCCCAGGCTTGCTGACTGTGCTGATCTTCACTGTTCTACTTCTCTCACAG ATATTCCGGGCGGTCCGCTTCCTCGAAAACGGAGCACTTGTAAAGTACACCACAAAGTGACGGAAGTAGACAATAGATTAGGAGTTGGAGATAAAATTCCAGATGGGAGCCATAAAGCTGACATGAATCCTGATCTTTATGCTGTGGAAAAGGAGTGTTACCTTGGTTCACTTTGTGAAGTGCATGATTCTGGTGACCCATGGTATTATTGGATGATAATGCTTaaaaatggaaattttgacaAGACGACGACTCTTTGTCCTGAAAATGGTAGGAAAGTTTCTAAGATAGTGACTGGTAGAACTTTTCCATGTTTTGGTGAGGGCTGCATGAATCAGCCACTTGTCTACCATAACTACTCAAGGATAGTCGATAGGGAGCATTCATCCTTGATCGGAGGCTTCTATGGAACATATGACCTTGATGCCAATTTAACTGCCGGTGTAGATGGAAAATCTTTTTTCTCAGTTTCATGGCGGAAGAATTTAAGCACAGGTAGTTGGATTATCTCAAATAAATTGACGACATCATCCAAGTATCCATGGCTTATGTTGTATCTAAGATCAGATGCAGCAAAAGGGTTTAATGGAGGATATCACTACAGTGGCCGTGGAATTATGAAAAAG CTTCCGGAGTCACCAAATTTCAAGGTGAAGTTGACACTTGAAGTTATACAAGGAGGAGGCTCGAATAGCCAGTTTTATCTTCTCGACATAGGAAGCTGCTGGAAAAATAGTGGAGAGCCATGTGATGGAGATGTTTTAACAGATGTGACCAGATACAGTGAGATGATCATCAATCCAGCAACGACAAGTTGGTGTCGTCCTGATAACCTTGTGTCCTGTCCACCCTACCACATTAGCCCTAATGGGGAGATAATATACAGAAATGATACTTCTCGGTTCCCATACTCTGCTTATCATCTATATTGTGCTCCTGGAAATGCAAACTATTTAGAGAAACCATATGATATCTGTGATCCATACAGCAATCCACAAGCTCAAGAACTGATACAAATCCTGCCACATCCTGAGTGGGCTGTGCATGGTTATCCTTCAAAACATGGAGAGGGGTGGATTGGTGATGCTAGGAGTTGGGAGCTTGATGTAGGAACATTATCTAATCGGTTATACTTTTACCAG GATCCAGGAACCAAACCAGCAAAGCGTGTGTGGTCTTCACTTAATGTTGGTACGGAAATATATGTTAGCAGCCAAGGGGCCACTGCTGAATGGACTGTCAGTGATTTCGATGTATTCATTCCTGAAGATTATGAAGGTGATGTTAGGGCAGTTCTGTAA
- the LOC125843579 gene encoding uncharacterized protein LOC125843579 isoform X1 has translation MVVAVLMSEIAMGFCWSSLLLSLVVVVVHICDLGYADSYVSAIGDPGMKNPNSRFAFEAWNFCNEVGSEAPRMGSPRLADCADLHCSTSLTGHQDIPGGPLPRKRSTCKVHHKVTEVDNRLGVGDKIPDGSHKADMNPDLYAVEKECYLGSLCEVHDSGDPWYYWMIMLKNGNFDKTTTLCPENGRKVSKIVTGRTFPCFGEGCMNQPLVYHNYSRIVDREHSSLIGGFYGTYDLDANLTAGVDGKSFFSVSWRKNLSTGSWIISNKLTTSSKYPWLMLYLRSDAAKGFNGGYHYSGRGIMKKLPESPNFKVKLTLEVIQGGGSNSQFYLLDIGSCWKNSGEPCDGDVLTDVTRYSEMIINPATTSWCRPDNLVSCPPYHISPNGEIIYRNDTSRFPYSAYHLYCAPGNANYLEKPYDICDPYSNPQAQELIQILPHPEWAVHGYPSKHGEGWIGDARSWELDVGTLSNRLYFYQDPGTKPAKRVWSSLNVGTEIYVSSQGATAEWTVSDFDVFIPEDYEGDVRAVL, from the exons ATGGTTGTTGCTGTTTTGATGAGTGAAATAGCGATGGGTTTCTGTTGGTCATCTTTACTTTTAagtcttgttgttgttgtagttcaTATTTGTGATTTGGGTTATGCAGATTCATATGTTTCTGCAATTGGCGACCCTGGAATGAAAAACCCAAATTCAAGATTTGCATTTGAAGCTTGGAATTTCTGCAATGAAGTTGGAAGTGAGGCTCCCCGTATGGGCAGCCCCAGGCTTGCTGACTGTGCTGATCTTCACTGTTCTACTTCTCTCACAG GTCACCAAGATATTCCGGGCGGTCCGCTTCCTCGAAAACGGAGCACTTGTAAAGTACACCACAAAGTGACGGAAGTAGACAATAGATTAGGAGTTGGAGATAAAATTCCAGATGGGAGCCATAAAGCTGACATGAATCCTGATCTTTATGCTGTGGAAAAGGAGTGTTACCTTGGTTCACTTTGTGAAGTGCATGATTCTGGTGACCCATGGTATTATTGGATGATAATGCTTaaaaatggaaattttgacaAGACGACGACTCTTTGTCCTGAAAATGGTAGGAAAGTTTCTAAGATAGTGACTGGTAGAACTTTTCCATGTTTTGGTGAGGGCTGCATGAATCAGCCACTTGTCTACCATAACTACTCAAGGATAGTCGATAGGGAGCATTCATCCTTGATCGGAGGCTTCTATGGAACATATGACCTTGATGCCAATTTAACTGCCGGTGTAGATGGAAAATCTTTTTTCTCAGTTTCATGGCGGAAGAATTTAAGCACAGGTAGTTGGATTATCTCAAATAAATTGACGACATCATCCAAGTATCCATGGCTTATGTTGTATCTAAGATCAGATGCAGCAAAAGGGTTTAATGGAGGATATCACTACAGTGGCCGTGGAATTATGAAAAAG CTTCCGGAGTCACCAAATTTCAAGGTGAAGTTGACACTTGAAGTTATACAAGGAGGAGGCTCGAATAGCCAGTTTTATCTTCTCGACATAGGAAGCTGCTGGAAAAATAGTGGAGAGCCATGTGATGGAGATGTTTTAACAGATGTGACCAGATACAGTGAGATGATCATCAATCCAGCAACGACAAGTTGGTGTCGTCCTGATAACCTTGTGTCCTGTCCACCCTACCACATTAGCCCTAATGGGGAGATAATATACAGAAATGATACTTCTCGGTTCCCATACTCTGCTTATCATCTATATTGTGCTCCTGGAAATGCAAACTATTTAGAGAAACCATATGATATCTGTGATCCATACAGCAATCCACAAGCTCAAGAACTGATACAAATCCTGCCACATCCTGAGTGGGCTGTGCATGGTTATCCTTCAAAACATGGAGAGGGGTGGATTGGTGATGCTAGGAGTTGGGAGCTTGATGTAGGAACATTATCTAATCGGTTATACTTTTACCAG GATCCAGGAACCAAACCAGCAAAGCGTGTGTGGTCTTCACTTAATGTTGGTACGGAAATATATGTTAGCAGCCAAGGGGCCACTGCTGAATGGACTGTCAGTGATTTCGATGTATTCATTCCTGAAGATTATGAAGGTGATGTTAGGGCAGTTCTGTAA